A window of Tautonia plasticadhaerens contains these coding sequences:
- a CDS encoding helix-turn-helix domain-containing protein — translation MTLTQVTPRELTPEGRQALQQLASSRTAQARLVERARILLAIADARRPSQVAEGLGVSRPTVYTWSHRFDDRGLHGLEDQPRAGRPPTYTGIR, via the coding sequence ATGACCCTCACCCAAGTCACGCCCCGCGAACTGACCCCCGAGGGACGTCAGGCCCTCCAACAGCTTGCGTCCTCTCGGACCGCCCAGGCCCGCCTCGTCGAGCGGGCCCGGATCCTCCTGGCCATCGCCGACGCAAGGCGACCCAGCCAGGTCGCCGAGGGCCTGGGCGTCTCCCGGCCGACGGTCTACACCTGGAGCCATCGCTTCGATGACCGCGGGCTCCACGGGTTGGAGGACCAGCCCCGGGCCGGGCGCCCACCGACCTATACGGGGATCCGATAG
- a CDS encoding transposase, giving the protein MGPESAKSFPGQRLVRAEPRAGAEGQARAAERARQEVDYGRRGEGYIFGAFRPATGEAMTRPYPSRSAASRADFLARVDGWVPAEAGRVYAIVGNLQAHRATDVLPFASAHPRWGLVSRPVYAAYLNLIGPWWEVPRSLALKGRRFETWEEVCRAAEEATAYWNGHRHPFVWGRRRRHRPRRRPGIAAVPGIRRLAG; this is encoded by the coding sequence ATGGGGCCGGAGAGCGCCAAGAGCTTCCCGGGCCAGCGACTCGTCCGGGCCGAACCCCGGGCGGGGGCCGAAGGACAAGCCCGAGCGGCCGAACGAGCCCGGCAGGAGGTCGACTACGGCCGCCGCGGCGAGGGGTACATCTTCGGCGCGTTCCGCCCGGCCACCGGCGAGGCGATGACCCGCCCGTACCCGAGCCGGAGTGCGGCGAGCCGGGCCGACTTCCTCGCCCGGGTCGACGGATGGGTCCCGGCGGAGGCGGGACGCGTCTATGCGATCGTGGGCAACCTGCAGGCGCATCGGGCCACCGATGTGCTGCCGTTCGCGTCGGCTCACCCGCGGTGGGGGCTCGTCTCCCGGCCGGTGTACGCGGCGTACCTGAACCTGATCGGACCCTGGTGGGAGGTCCCGCGGAGCCTGGCGCTGAAGGGGCGTCGGTTCGAGACCTGGGAGGAAGTCTGCCGGGCAGCCGAGGAGGCGACGGCCTACTGGAACGGGCATCGGCATCCGTTCGTCTGGGGCCGCCGACGGCGACACCGGCCGCGCCGCCGGCCGGGCATCGCGGCCGTCCCCGGTATCAGACGACTTGCCGGATGA
- a CDS encoding IS701 family transposase, which translates to MDEHQLLALKPELDRFLDRFAPLFGRDENRAHARRFVQGLLHGGERRSIENIAQATSGGPVRSLQAFISTGAWSDGAILRQMRGAVLELLADDDAAWNAAETGFPKKGTKSVGVRRQYSGTLGRTDNCQVAVFADYCSAKGHTFLDRRLFLPEEWAGDGERREEAGVPAGVIFRTKPELALAMAADAVAEGVPFRWVGGDGVYGDSPTFVQGVRQLGKRYVLDSSADARVWTGEPRVIPPEERPRPRRGRPCTQPLVVGEAKRVDEVVAALPATAWRRLTVAEGSQGPRVYEYAELWAWFSEGGLPGPRERLLVRRSLGQEPELKYHRSHAPAEVPLSKLAQVRATRWTIEEDIQSAKGECGLDEYETRGWVGWHHHTALSMLALAFLVLQRVRLGGKSVADERAGGACPVDSPAGGVGVGRRRDPAVVGVAPRAEPAGRRQPSQAASRRAAAARRGK; encoded by the coding sequence GTGGACGAACACCAACTCCTGGCCCTCAAGCCCGAACTCGACCGCTTCCTCGACCGCTTCGCCCCCCTCTTCGGCCGCGACGAGAACCGGGCCCACGCCCGCCGCTTCGTCCAGGGGCTGCTCCACGGCGGCGAGCGTCGCAGCATCGAGAACATCGCCCAGGCGACCAGCGGCGGCCCGGTGCGCTCGCTGCAAGCCTTCATCAGCACCGGCGCCTGGTCCGATGGCGCGATCCTCAGGCAGATGCGCGGCGCGGTCCTGGAGCTGCTGGCCGATGACGACGCCGCCTGGAATGCCGCCGAGACCGGGTTCCCCAAGAAGGGGACCAAGTCCGTCGGCGTCAGGCGGCAGTACTCCGGCACGCTGGGGCGGACCGACAACTGCCAGGTCGCCGTCTTCGCCGACTACTGCTCGGCCAAGGGCCACACCTTCCTCGATCGGCGGCTGTTCCTGCCCGAGGAGTGGGCCGGCGACGGCGAACGCCGCGAGGAGGCCGGGGTGCCCGCCGGCGTGATCTTCCGCACCAAGCCGGAATTGGCCCTGGCGATGGCCGCCGACGCGGTCGCCGAGGGGGTGCCGTTCCGCTGGGTCGGCGGCGACGGCGTCTACGGCGACAGCCCGACCTTCGTGCAGGGCGTCCGGCAACTCGGCAAGCGGTACGTGCTGGACAGCTCGGCCGATGCCCGGGTCTGGACCGGCGAGCCGCGGGTGATCCCGCCCGAGGAGCGGCCCAGGCCGAGGCGCGGACGCCCGTGCACCCAGCCGCTGGTCGTCGGGGAGGCGAAGCGTGTCGACGAGGTGGTCGCCGCCCTGCCGGCGACGGCCTGGCGCCGGCTGACGGTGGCCGAGGGGAGTCAGGGGCCGCGGGTCTACGAATACGCCGAGCTGTGGGCCTGGTTCAGCGAAGGGGGCCTGCCCGGCCCGCGCGAGCGGCTGCTTGTGCGTCGGTCGCTGGGGCAGGAGCCGGAGCTGAAGTATCACCGCTCCCACGCCCCGGCGGAGGTCCCGCTGTCGAAGTTGGCGCAGGTCCGGGCGACGCGGTGGACGATCGAGGAGGACATCCAGTCGGCCAAGGGGGAATGCGGCCTGGACGAGTACGAGACCCGGGGCTGGGTCGGCTGGCATCACCACACGGCGTTGTCGATGCTGGCCCTGGCATTCCTGGTGCTCCAGCGGGTGCGGCTGGGGGGGAAAAGCGTCGCAGATGAGCGTGCCGGAGGTGCGTGCCCTGTTGACTCACCTGCTGGAGGTGTGGGCGTGGGACGTCGGCGAGATCCTGCGGTGGTCGGCGTGGCGCCGCGAGCGGAACCGGCGGGCCGCCGCCAGCCATCGCAAGCGGCGTCTCGCCGTGCTGCGGCAGCGCGGCGTGGAAAGTAG
- a CDS encoding PQQ-dependent sugar dehydrogenase: protein MPVTVTRTSWDALRSLPTTARPVVDPADVEVPEGYELEPVLVGLSFPCGMGFAPDGSLFLLEGGSTWPTRPYMRARILRLDTATGAMDEIASEVLGGPRGVTWRDGTLYVTVKGGRHAHVDRIDPSTGERTTIVDGLPSGGWHEPSDPVFGPDGLLYFGNGSVSQNGVCLPAGFTVDLAKHPTACDVPGQDVTLTGNNVWSRNPTAPFPYLAETGPFKPFGRRAEKGEVIRGHLKCSSGLWRCHPDGSGLELLAWGLRNPYGLAFSEQGELYASDNDLEEKGERAIADDPDRVWHIRNARTPHGSVSTPDWYGFPDMCADGLPVDHESHRPAKGKAAERLIADPPPWAGPATYLEKPHTCFCHMEFCRSDAFGHRRALFVASFGTYAPLNTPDPNALTRGFCITKVDVDSGSGEAFLRNRRPGPASAHPGSGGIERPVDCKFHPDGRSLYLLDFGVTAVAPTHVVAYARTGVLWRLTRI, encoded by the coding sequence ATGCCGGTGACCGTCACCCGAACCTCCTGGGATGCGCTCCGGTCGCTCCCCACGACCGCACGGCCGGTGGTCGACCCGGCCGACGTCGAGGTGCCCGAGGGCTATGAGCTGGAGCCAGTGCTGGTGGGCCTCTCCTTCCCCTGCGGGATGGGGTTCGCCCCCGATGGCTCGCTGTTCCTCCTGGAGGGGGGGAGCACCTGGCCGACCCGCCCCTACATGCGGGCCCGGATCCTGCGGCTCGACACGGCGACCGGGGCGATGGACGAGATCGCGAGCGAGGTCCTCGGCGGCCCCCGCGGCGTCACCTGGCGAGACGGCACGCTCTACGTGACGGTCAAGGGCGGCCGGCACGCCCACGTCGATCGGATCGACCCATCCACCGGCGAGCGGACGACGATCGTCGACGGCCTGCCCAGCGGCGGCTGGCACGAGCCGAGCGACCCGGTGTTCGGGCCCGACGGCCTGCTCTACTTCGGCAACGGCTCGGTCAGCCAGAACGGCGTCTGCCTGCCGGCCGGCTTCACCGTCGACCTGGCCAAGCACCCGACGGCCTGCGACGTGCCCGGCCAGGACGTCACCCTGACCGGAAACAACGTCTGGAGCCGCAACCCGACCGCACCCTTCCCCTACCTCGCCGAGACGGGTCCCTTCAAGCCCTTCGGCCGTCGGGCCGAGAAGGGGGAGGTAATTAGGGGGCACCTCAAGTGCAGCAGCGGGCTGTGGCGCTGCCACCCCGACGGCAGCGGGCTGGAGCTGCTCGCCTGGGGCCTGCGCAACCCGTACGGGCTGGCCTTCAGCGAGCAGGGCGAGCTGTACGCCTCGGACAACGACCTGGAGGAGAAGGGCGAGCGGGCCATCGCCGACGACCCGGACCGGGTCTGGCACATCCGGAACGCCCGGACGCCGCATGGGTCGGTCTCGACGCCCGACTGGTACGGCTTCCCCGACATGTGTGCCGACGGACTGCCGGTCGATCACGAGTCGCACCGGCCGGCCAAGGGCAAGGCTGCCGAGCGGCTGATCGCCGACCCGCCCCCCTGGGCCGGGCCGGCCACCTACCTGGAGAAGCCCCACACCTGCTTCTGCCACATGGAGTTCTGCCGGTCCGACGCCTTCGGCCACCGCCGCGCCTTGTTCGTGGCCAGCTTCGGCACCTATGCCCCGCTGAACACCCCCGACCCAAACGCCCTGACGCGGGGCTTCTGCATCACCAAGGTCGACGTGGATTCGGGCAGCGGCGAGGCCTTCCTTCGCAACCGCCGGCCCGGCCCGGCCTCGGCGCACCCGGGCTCGGGGGGGATCGAGCGGCCGGTCGACTGCAAGTTCCACCCCGACGGCCGGAGCCTGTACCTGCTGGACTTCGGCGTCACCGCGGTCGCCCCCACCCACGTCGTCGCCTACGCCCGCACTGGCGTGCTCTGGCGCCTGACCCGGATCTGA
- a CDS encoding HAD family hydrolase, with product MVRSHPARRVRPGRHRGVPAVRRGRLGALRGLLAEHGLPAAPDRISSVLDHFTRLPARPDTGEAMARLLDGVRVIVLTNGGDANTRNLLDGSGLLGQVERVVSIDEVGTWKPRAEVYRHAAGAIGVEPGRLGLIAAHAWDCHGAHRAGLVSEWVSRHERVVSPAFDPPDVRAETLPGVAEAMLRLPEG from the coding sequence CTGGTTCGCTCGCATCCTGCGCGACGGGTTCGCCCTGGTCGCCACCGGGGCGTTCCGGCCGTTCGCCGAGGTCGCCTCGGGGCGCTCCGAGGGCTGCTGGCGGAGCACGGCCTCCCGGCCGCCCCCGACCGCATCTCGAGCGTCCTGGACCACTTCACCCGCCTGCCCGCCCGGCCGGACACCGGCGAGGCGATGGCCCGGCTGCTCGACGGCGTGCGCGTGATCGTACTCACCAACGGGGGCGATGCGAATACGCGCAACCTCCTGGATGGGTCCGGGCTGCTCGGGCAGGTCGAGCGGGTCGTCTCGATCGACGAGGTCGGCACCTGGAAGCCCCGGGCCGAGGTCTACCGGCACGCGGCTGGGGCGATTGGGGTCGAGCCCGGGCGGCTGGGCCTGATCGCCGCCCACGCCTGGGACTGCCACGGGGCGCATCGTGCCGGGCTGGTGAGCGAATGGGTGAGCCGGCACGAGCGGGTCGTCAGCCCGGCCTTCGACCCGCCCGACGTGCGGGCCGAGACCCTGCCGGGCGTGGCCGAGGCGATGCTCCGGCTGCCCGAGGGATGA
- a CDS encoding IS5 family transposase — MRKPYKTDLTDAQWTIIEPFIPPRRPGGRPRATDIREVLNTLLYQARTGCQWELLPHDLLPRSTVWDDFQQWRDDGTWQRIADALRPQVREAKGREPTPRVGYIDSQTVKGTEVGGERGFDGGKLVRGRKRHALFDSLGLLLAVVITAASADDGATAPEVLGRLDRPRYPRLEVIYGDTKYNNRRPDGWLQETEAPFRVEVVKRPEGEAGFVKLPKRWVAERSFAWLGRDRRHSKDYEWNPESSGAWVRISAIGGMLRRLAPDETRKPAPFMYRKPQAAYLSG, encoded by the coding sequence ATGCGAAAGCCCTACAAGACTGACCTGACTGACGCCCAGTGGACGATCATCGAGCCGTTCATCCCGCCCCGCCGGCCCGGCGGTCGGCCACGCGCGACCGACATCCGCGAGGTGCTCAACACCCTGCTGTACCAGGCCCGCACCGGCTGCCAGTGGGAGTTGCTGCCGCACGACCTGCTGCCCAGGAGCACCGTCTGGGACGACTTCCAGCAGTGGCGCGACGACGGCACCTGGCAGCGGATCGCCGACGCCCTCCGCCCGCAGGTGCGAGAGGCCAAGGGGCGTGAGCCGACGCCGCGCGTCGGCTACATCGACAGCCAGACGGTCAAGGGCACGGAGGTCGGCGGCGAGCGGGGCTTCGACGGCGGCAAGCTGGTCCGCGGGCGGAAGCGGCACGCCCTGTTCGACTCGCTGGGGCTGCTGCTGGCGGTGGTGATCACCGCGGCCTCGGCCGACGACGGGGCGACGGCCCCCGAGGTCCTGGGGCGGCTGGACCGGCCGCGGTATCCCCGGCTGGAGGTGATCTATGGGGACACCAAGTACAACAACCGGCGGCCGGACGGCTGGCTCCAGGAGACGGAGGCCCCCTTCCGGGTCGAGGTGGTCAAGCGTCCCGAAGGGGAGGCGGGGTTCGTGAAGCTGCCGAAGCGATGGGTAGCCGAGCGGAGTTTCGCGTGGCTGGGCCGGGACCGGCGGCACAGCAAGGACTACGAGTGGAATCCCGAGTCGAGTGGGGCGTGGGTGCGGATCAGCGCCATCGGGGGGATGCTGCGGAGGCTGGCCCCCGACGAGACGCGGAAGCCGGCTCCATTCATGTACAGGAAACCCCAGGCCGCCTACCTTTCCGGATAG
- a CDS encoding ISKra4 family transposase, which produces MGPITLAGRAYHTCPACRTGHIPIDAELGLAAGTLTPGEEITTWAGTVGSFAEAAEKPLPRMAGLRLAESTVERTTEAAGERLSGLWAAGHALGPAADWRWNRDARGRAVGYVSVDAAGLGMPGDRGAKADGRMASVGKVFNPRAAPSEAAPKGHPPAARYQAGLMGLDELGARMRRQAAQVGLDRAERWVALTGGGAGRDGFMDVSFPRAVRVPDFDHAAEHLGDLAKAYCGGDAEAAGTLTGRWSHRMKHEGGGAIPATLEALDLGGRSAAAREGHRQVSGYIRNNLHRMDYPRYRAAGWQIGSGHIEAACKTVVNRRLKRSGMRWGGDGADAVCQLRALYEGEPGQWDAFWYRSINRHTNRLPTKKTLIPLVVHPASRLIPGTAAMPGRRRGRCRRRRPQTNGCRCPFQ; this is translated from the coding sequence ATGGGCCCGATTACCCTGGCCGGGCGGGCCTACCACACCTGCCCGGCCTGCCGGACCGGGCACATCCCCATCGACGCCGAGCTGGGGTTGGCCGCCGGCACGCTGACGCCGGGGGAGGAGATCACGACGTGGGCCGGCACCGTCGGCAGCTTCGCCGAGGCGGCCGAGAAGCCGCTGCCGCGGATGGCCGGCCTGCGGCTGGCCGAGTCGACCGTCGAGCGGACGACCGAGGCGGCCGGCGAGCGGCTCAGCGGGCTGTGGGCCGCGGGGCACGCCCTCGGCCCGGCCGCCGACTGGCGGTGGAACCGCGATGCGCGGGGGCGGGCCGTCGGCTACGTCAGCGTCGATGCCGCCGGGCTCGGCATGCCGGGCGACCGCGGCGCCAAGGCCGACGGCCGCATGGCCTCCGTCGGCAAGGTCTTCAACCCCCGCGCCGCGCCGTCCGAGGCGGCCCCGAAGGGGCATCCGCCCGCGGCCCGCTACCAGGCCGGGTTGATGGGCCTCGACGAGTTGGGCGCGCGGATGCGGCGGCAGGCGGCCCAGGTGGGCCTGGACCGGGCCGAGCGGTGGGTGGCGTTGACCGGCGGCGGGGCGGGGCGGGACGGCTTCATGGACGTGTCCTTCCCGCGCGCCGTGCGCGTCCCGGACTTCGACCACGCCGCCGAGCACCTCGGCGACCTGGCCAAGGCGTACTGCGGCGGGGATGCGGAGGCCGCCGGCACGCTGACGGGGCGGTGGAGCCATCGGATGAAGCACGAGGGCGGCGGTGCGATCCCGGCGACGCTGGAGGCATTGGACCTGGGCGGCCGATCGGCCGCGGCCCGCGAGGGGCATCGGCAGGTGAGCGGGTACATCCGGAACAACCTGCACCGGATGGACTACCCGCGGTACCGGGCCGCGGGCTGGCAGATCGGCTCGGGTCACATCGAGGCGGCCTGCAAGACGGTCGTGAACCGGCGACTGAAGCGGAGCGGGATGCGTTGGGGCGGCGACGGGGCGGATGCGGTGTGCCAGCTGCGGGCGTTGTACGAAGGTGAGCCCGGCCAATGGGATGCCTTCTGGTACCGATCCATCAACCGACACACCAACCGTCTACCGACGAAGAAGACGCTCATCCCCTTAGTGGTTCATCCGGCAAGTCGTCTGATACCGGGGACGGCCGCGATGCCCGGCCGGCGGCGCGGCCGGTGTCGCCGTCGGCGGCCCCAGACGAACGGATGCCGATGCCCGTTCCAGTAG
- a CDS encoding IS5 family transposase, whose protein sequence is MRIRRPYELTDGQYARIEDLLPTNGRRGGQWDDHRTTLDGIGRILRTGARRREPPGRDGKCKSAYGRFNRRSEDGPLGRVRRRLHARPDRLRRLDFDLRCVDGSGIRASRSAAGARRRVDGEPGDHALGRSRGGFGTKPHLIVDGDGPPRAASISPGQAPESKRREPVLQAERIPRAGRGRPRSRPKAPAGGRGHSSPRVRRYLRRRRTKAVIPTRKDQRRSPHFDEASDRRRNVVERCIDWLKESRRIGTRHEKPAVSFMGMVKPAMIRRCQRLLAS, encoded by the coding sequence GTGCGGATCCGACGCCCCTACGAGTTGACCGACGGGCAGTACGCCCGGATCGAGGACCTGCTACCGACCAACGGCCGTCGCGGCGGCCAGTGGGATGACCACCGCACCACCCTCGATGGCATCGGTCGGATCCTCCGCACCGGGGCCCGGCGACGCGAGCCGCCCGGCCGCGACGGCAAGTGCAAGTCGGCCTACGGCCGCTTCAATCGCCGGAGCGAGGACGGGCCACTCGGCCGCGTCCGTCGCCGGCTCCACGCCCGGCCGGACCGGCTCCGGCGGCTGGACTTCGACCTGCGGTGCGTCGACGGCAGCGGCATCCGGGCCAGCCGCTCGGCGGCCGGGGCCCGGCGGCGCGTCGATGGGGAGCCGGGCGACCATGCCCTGGGCCGGTCCCGCGGCGGCTTCGGCACCAAGCCCCACCTGATCGTCGATGGCGATGGCCCGCCCCGCGCCGCGTCGATCTCGCCGGGGCAGGCCCCCGAGTCGAAGCGCCGGGAGCCGGTGCTCCAGGCCGAGCGGATCCCCCGAGCCGGACGGGGCCGGCCGAGGAGCCGCCCCAAGGCCCCGGCCGGGGGCAGGGGCCACAGCTCCCCCCGAGTCCGCCGCTACCTGCGACGCCGCCGGACCAAGGCGGTGATCCCGACCCGCAAGGACCAGCGACGGAGCCCGCACTTCGACGAGGCGAGCGATCGCCGACGCAACGTGGTGGAGCGGTGCATCGACTGGCTCAAGGAGAGCCGGCGGATCGGGACCCGTCACGAGAAGCCGGCGGTGAGCTTCATGGGGATGGTCAAGCCGGCCATGATCCGCCGCTGCCAGCGCCTCCTCGCTTCGTGA
- a CDS encoding DUF2231 domain-containing protein, with product MESRAKFLGHPLHQMLIVFPLGLLVTSVVFDGIHYFGGRDPRWADISYWMIASGLIGGVVAAVPGWIDWFAIPGGTRAKAVGLWHGLGNALGVIGLFGLSWILRWDDPGAPSGLALLLSVGGLLVGGVTAWLGGELVDRLGVGVDPGAHLDAPNSLTHAAPGRGASRHA from the coding sequence ATGGAAAGCCGCGCGAAGTTCCTCGGACACCCACTGCACCAGATGCTCATCGTCTTCCCCCTCGGCCTGCTGGTGACATCGGTCGTCTTCGACGGCATCCACTACTTCGGGGGGCGGGACCCGCGCTGGGCGGACATCTCCTACTGGATGATCGCCTCGGGGCTGATCGGCGGGGTGGTCGCGGCGGTCCCCGGCTGGATCGACTGGTTTGCCATCCCCGGCGGCACCCGGGCCAAGGCGGTCGGCCTCTGGCACGGGCTGGGCAACGCCCTCGGCGTGATCGGCCTGTTCGGCCTGAGCTGGATCCTGCGGTGGGACGACCCCGGCGCGCCTTCCGGTCTGGCGCTGCTGCTCTCGGTCGGCGGCCTGCTGGTCGGCGGGGTGACGGCCTGGCTGGGCGGGGAGCTGGTCGACCGCCTGGGCGTCGGCGTCGACCCGGGCGCGCACCTCGACGCGCCGAACTCGCTGACCCACGCGGCCCCCGGCCGAGGGGCGTCCCGCCATGCCTGA